Proteins found in one Nocardia brasiliensis ATCC 700358 genomic segment:
- a CDS encoding YybH family protein, whose translation MGAGAPETEEADVAAEQDLRELHQTWFDSTAAKDIDGLMAPIADDVVSYEHEQPLQYVGVRAVREVCQAGLDASADGTVTWNVPDLQIVVDGDLAVAWGLNHMRVTPTDAPATESWSRGTRIFQRRQGVWQLTHQHVSFPYDPATGAAKTDLAHSASPHDQDGNR comes from the coding sequence ATCGGAGCAGGTGCCCCCGAGACCGAGGAGGCCGACGTCGCCGCAGAGCAGGACCTGCGTGAACTTCACCAAACCTGGTTCGACAGCACCGCGGCGAAGGACATCGACGGTCTCATGGCGCCCATCGCCGACGATGTCGTCTCCTACGAACATGAACAGCCGCTGCAATACGTCGGTGTCCGAGCCGTTCGCGAGGTCTGCCAGGCCGGGCTCGACGCTTCCGCCGACGGCACCGTCACGTGGAATGTTCCAGATCTGCAGATCGTGGTCGACGGCGACCTCGCCGTCGCATGGGGCCTCAACCATATGCGGGTCACGCCCACCGACGCGCCCGCCACCGAGAGCTGGTCACGCGGAACCCGCATTTTCCAACGCAGACAAGGCGTCTGGCAGCTGACCCATCAACACGTCTCCTTCCCCTACGACCCGGCCACCGGTGCCGCCAAGACCGACCTCGCCCACAGCGCGAGTCCCCACGACCAGGACGGCAATCGCTGA